One genomic window of Paenisporosarcina antarctica includes the following:
- a CDS encoding type I restriction-modification system subunit M, whose product MTTSEKQRLQQAELHKKLWTMANDLRGQMEAYDFKNYILGLIFYRYLSEKTETRIEKLLEEDNISYEDAWKDEEYKEGLIDTLLVEIGFVIEPEFLFSSMIKEIHIGEKGNFDIELLHKAIKAIEQSSLGTNSQQDFENLFDDMDLTSTKLGRDVKSRSKLIAKIMVSINEIPFLHDDVDIDVLGDAYEYLISQFAANAGKKAGEFYTPQQVSKILAKIVTHNKSNLKNVYDPTCGSGSLMLRVAKESNVRLFYGQELTTTTFNLARMNMLLHDLRYTDFDIKNDDTLENPRHIDMRFEAVVANPPYSANWSADSKYLDDDRFSAYGKLAPKSKADFAFIQHMIYQLDDNGTMAVVLPHGVLFRGGAEGIIRTYLIEEKNYLDAVIGLPANVFFGTSIPTCILVFKKTRGSEDSVIFIDASNEFEKGKNQNVLTDENVEKIVDIYKSRQTIEKFSYASRLDEIKKNDYNLNIPRYVDTFEEIEAIDLEVVSKRLKEIDDEIADIDVELTQYFRELGL is encoded by the coding sequence ATGACAACTTCAGAAAAACAACGTCTGCAACAAGCAGAACTGCATAAAAAACTATGGACAATGGCGAATGATTTACGTGGTCAAATGGAAGCCTACGATTTTAAAAACTACATTTTAGGATTAATTTTCTATCGCTATCTTTCTGAAAAGACAGAAACACGTATTGAAAAATTACTAGAAGAAGACAACATTTCTTACGAAGATGCATGGAAAGACGAAGAATATAAAGAAGGATTGATTGATACATTACTCGTAGAAATCGGCTTCGTGATTGAACCTGAATTTCTATTCTCTTCGATGATCAAAGAAATTCATATAGGCGAAAAAGGGAACTTCGACATTGAACTTCTTCATAAAGCCATTAAAGCCATTGAACAGTCTTCGTTAGGAACAAACAGCCAACAGGATTTCGAGAATTTATTTGATGATATGGATTTAACTTCTACTAAATTGGGACGTGATGTGAAGTCACGATCAAAGCTTATTGCCAAGATTATGGTGAGTATTAACGAAATTCCGTTCTTACATGATGACGTTGATATTGATGTGCTTGGGGATGCCTACGAGTATCTTATCTCTCAATTCGCTGCTAACGCAGGGAAGAAAGCAGGCGAGTTCTATACTCCACAACAAGTTTCGAAAATACTGGCGAAAATAGTCACACACAATAAGTCCAATTTGAAAAATGTTTATGACCCTACATGTGGATCAGGCTCACTTATGTTACGAGTAGCTAAAGAATCCAATGTTCGATTATTTTATGGACAAGAACTCACTACAACAACATTTAACTTAGCAAGAATGAACATGTTACTACACGACTTACGCTACACAGACTTTGATATTAAAAACGATGATACGTTAGAAAATCCCCGTCACATTGACATGCGATTTGAAGCAGTAGTAGCGAATCCTCCATACAGCGCTAACTGGAGTGCAGATTCAAAATACTTAGATGATGACCGTTTCAGTGCATACGGAAAGCTTGCGCCAAAATCAAAAGCCGATTTCGCGTTTATTCAGCACATGATTTATCAACTTGACGATAATGGAACAATGGCCGTCGTACTTCCGCACGGTGTGTTATTCCGTGGTGGGGCTGAAGGTATTATTCGTACATATTTGATTGAAGAAAAGAATTATTTAGATGCTGTAATTGGATTACCAGCGAATGTGTTTTTTGGTACATCAATACCGACATGTATTTTAGTATTTAAAAAGACTCGTGGATCAGAAGATAGTGTTATCTTCATTGATGCCTCTAATGAATTCGAAAAAGGAAAGAACCAAAACGTTTTGACTGATGAAAATGTAGAAAAAATAGTAGATATTTATAAATCACGACAAACTATTGAGAAATTTTCATATGCATCCAGATTGGATGAAATCAAAAAAAACGACTATAACTTAAACATTCCGCGCTATGTTGATACATTTGAAGAAATTGAAGCGATTGATCTGGAAGTTGTTTCAAAACGATTGAAAGAAATTGATGATGAGATTGCAGATATTGATGTGGAACTGACTCAGTACTTTAGAGAGTTGGGGTTGTGA